One genomic region from Amphiprion ocellaris isolate individual 3 ecotype Okinawa chromosome 20, ASM2253959v1, whole genome shotgun sequence encodes:
- the fbln5 gene encoding fibulin-5 isoform X1, protein MLLDIRGFRFCSPARMLAALVFILLCVQPGHGQTCTEGFAYDRRARQCIDVDECRTLPDACRGDMGCVNQNGGYLCLPRSLYNQPYRPDTPALPNPVYQDPSAGFPDTFLPAVPGGGGGRGGVEPSYPRVRSTAQCILGYTLAEDGTCNDIDECETNSHHCNPTQVCINTSGGYTCSCTEGYWLIGGQCQDIDECRYGYCQQLCANAPGSYSCSCNPGFILNPDSRTCQDVDECEDEPCSHGCFNTYGSFMCNCDEGFELAADGTTCIDLDECSFSEFLCQHRCVNTPGSFSCICPPGYYVFEDGRSCEDFNECDTGNNTCTTAQVCFNFQGGYTCLDPLQCRPPYVEVSDNQCMCSAENPACRDKAFTILYRHMDLSSGRSVPADIFQMQATTRYPGAFYIFQIKSGNDGREFYMRQTSNVSATLVLSRPIKGPKQVVLDLEMVTVNNVINFRGSSIIRLTIFVSEHPF, encoded by the exons ATGCTTTTGGACATACGTGGCTTCAGGTTTTGCTCTCCTGCGAG GATGTTGGCAGCTCTGGTATTTATTCTGCTTTGTGTCCAGCCTGGACATGGACAG ACCTGCACAGAAGGTTTTGCATATGACCGCAGGGCGAGACAGTGTATAG ATGTGGATGAATGCCGTACCCTGCCAGATGCGTGCCGAGGAGACATGGGCTGCGTGAACCAGAACGGAGGTTACCTGTGCCTCCCCAGGAGCTTGTACAACCAGCCGTACAGGCCGGACACCCCCGCCCTGCCCAACCCGGTTTACCAGGACCCCTCGGCTGGGTTTCCAGACACCTTTCTGCCAGCTGTTCCAGGGGGCGGAGGTGGTCGAGGTGGAGTAGAGCCCAGCTACCCCAGAGTGAGGAGCACGGCGCAGTGCATCCTGGGATATACTCTTGCAGAAGATGGCACCTGTAATG ACATTGATGAATGTGAGACCAACTCCCACCACTGTAACCCCACCCAGGTGTGCATCAACACATCAGGCGGCTACACCTGCTCCTGCACTGAAGGCTACTGGCTCATCGGTGGACAGTGTCAGG ATATTGATGAATGTCGCTACGGTTACTGCCAGCAGCTTTGTGCCAACGCTCCCGGATCTTATTCCTGCTCCTGTAATCCTGGATTCATCCTCAACCCAGACAGCAGGACGTGTCAAG ATGTGGACGAGTGTGAAGATGAACCCTGCAGTCACGGCTGCTTCAACACCTACGGATCCTTCATGTGCAACTGTGATGAAGGCTTCGAGTTGGCGGCCGATGGTACCACATGTATCG ACTTGGATGAGTGCAGTTTCTCTGAGTTTCTGTGTCAGCACAGATGTGTGAACACGCCGGGTTCTTTCTCCTGCATCTGTCCGCCTGGATATTATGTGTTTGAGGACGGCAGGAGCTGTGAAG ATTTCAATGAATGTGACACTGGTAACAACACCTGTACAACAGCACAAGTATGTTTCAATTTCCAGGGAGGCTATACATGCCTGGATCCTTTACAGTGTCGCCCTCCTTACGTCGAAGTTAGTGACAA TCAGTGCATGTGTTCAGCAGAGAACCCTGCCTGCAGGGACAAAGCCTTCACCATTCTGTACCGACACATGGACTTGTCGTCGGGGCGCAGTGTGCCTGCAGATATCTTCCAGATGCAGGCCACCACGCGCTACCCCGGCGCCTTCTACATCTTCCAGATAAAGTCGGGCAACGATGGACGAGAGTTTTACATGAGG CAAACCAGCAACGTGAGCGCCACGCTGGTGCTGTCGCGGCCCATCAAAGGCCCGAAGCAGGTGGTCCTGGACCTGGAGATGGTCACGGTGAACAACGTCATCAACTTCAGAGGCAGCTCCATCATCCGGCTGACGATATTCGTGTCCGAGCATCCGTTCTGA
- the fbln5 gene encoding fibulin-5 isoform X2 — protein sequence MLAALVFILLCVQPGHGQTCTEGFAYDRRARQCIDVDECRTLPDACRGDMGCVNQNGGYLCLPRSLYNQPYRPDTPALPNPVYQDPSAGFPDTFLPAVPGGGGGRGGVEPSYPRVRSTAQCILGYTLAEDGTCNDIDECETNSHHCNPTQVCINTSGGYTCSCTEGYWLIGGQCQDIDECRYGYCQQLCANAPGSYSCSCNPGFILNPDSRTCQDVDECEDEPCSHGCFNTYGSFMCNCDEGFELAADGTTCIDLDECSFSEFLCQHRCVNTPGSFSCICPPGYYVFEDGRSCEDFNECDTGNNTCTTAQVCFNFQGGYTCLDPLQCRPPYVEVSDNQCMCSAENPACRDKAFTILYRHMDLSSGRSVPADIFQMQATTRYPGAFYIFQIKSGNDGREFYMRQTSNVSATLVLSRPIKGPKQVVLDLEMVTVNNVINFRGSSIIRLTIFVSEHPF from the exons ATGTTGGCAGCTCTGGTATTTATTCTGCTTTGTGTCCAGCCTGGACATGGACAG ACCTGCACAGAAGGTTTTGCATATGACCGCAGGGCGAGACAGTGTATAG ATGTGGATGAATGCCGTACCCTGCCAGATGCGTGCCGAGGAGACATGGGCTGCGTGAACCAGAACGGAGGTTACCTGTGCCTCCCCAGGAGCTTGTACAACCAGCCGTACAGGCCGGACACCCCCGCCCTGCCCAACCCGGTTTACCAGGACCCCTCGGCTGGGTTTCCAGACACCTTTCTGCCAGCTGTTCCAGGGGGCGGAGGTGGTCGAGGTGGAGTAGAGCCCAGCTACCCCAGAGTGAGGAGCACGGCGCAGTGCATCCTGGGATATACTCTTGCAGAAGATGGCACCTGTAATG ACATTGATGAATGTGAGACCAACTCCCACCACTGTAACCCCACCCAGGTGTGCATCAACACATCAGGCGGCTACACCTGCTCCTGCACTGAAGGCTACTGGCTCATCGGTGGACAGTGTCAGG ATATTGATGAATGTCGCTACGGTTACTGCCAGCAGCTTTGTGCCAACGCTCCCGGATCTTATTCCTGCTCCTGTAATCCTGGATTCATCCTCAACCCAGACAGCAGGACGTGTCAAG ATGTGGACGAGTGTGAAGATGAACCCTGCAGTCACGGCTGCTTCAACACCTACGGATCCTTCATGTGCAACTGTGATGAAGGCTTCGAGTTGGCGGCCGATGGTACCACATGTATCG ACTTGGATGAGTGCAGTTTCTCTGAGTTTCTGTGTCAGCACAGATGTGTGAACACGCCGGGTTCTTTCTCCTGCATCTGTCCGCCTGGATATTATGTGTTTGAGGACGGCAGGAGCTGTGAAG ATTTCAATGAATGTGACACTGGTAACAACACCTGTACAACAGCACAAGTATGTTTCAATTTCCAGGGAGGCTATACATGCCTGGATCCTTTACAGTGTCGCCCTCCTTACGTCGAAGTTAGTGACAA TCAGTGCATGTGTTCAGCAGAGAACCCTGCCTGCAGGGACAAAGCCTTCACCATTCTGTACCGACACATGGACTTGTCGTCGGGGCGCAGTGTGCCTGCAGATATCTTCCAGATGCAGGCCACCACGCGCTACCCCGGCGCCTTCTACATCTTCCAGATAAAGTCGGGCAACGATGGACGAGAGTTTTACATGAGG CAAACCAGCAACGTGAGCGCCACGCTGGTGCTGTCGCGGCCCATCAAAGGCCCGAAGCAGGTGGTCCTGGACCTGGAGATGGTCACGGTGAACAACGTCATCAACTTCAGAGGCAGCTCCATCATCCGGCTGACGATATTCGTGTCCGAGCATCCGTTCTGA